The genome window AAATCAGGTTACGCAGCACGGCGCGATGCTCTCCGGGAACTTCCTGCCAGACCGGCTTGCCGAACTCGTCACCGAAACCGATCGTCCGGTCCATCTCTCGATCTGCCAGGAAAATGCCCCAGCGATATTCCGGCATCTTCACGTGGCCGAAATGAGCCCAGCCCTTGGCATCGACGGACACGGCCGTGCGCAGGTAGACGTCGTGGCTCATGAAACCTTCAGGTCCCAGATCCTGCCACCAGTTCAGGAATTTCGGTTGCCAATGTTCCAGCGCGCGCTGCAGGCGCCGGTCATTGTTCAGGTCGACATTGTTGGGAATACGCTCTTGGTAATCGATAGCGGCCATCTCTCGGGCTCCCTCTTTCTTCGGTCTAGGCTCAGACGCGTTTCCAGTCGAAATCGGCCTTGGAGCCGGTTCCGAAGAGTTTCAGCGCACCCTTTTCGCCGACGGCGTTCGGGCGGATGAAGATCCAGTTCTGCCATGCAGACAACCGGCCGAAGACCTTTGTCAGCATGGTCTCTTGGCCACCGAAGCGCAGGTTCGCTTCCATGCCCGTAAGCGCGTCCGGGGACAGCGACGCACGTTCCTCAATGGCGATGCGCAACTCGTCGTCCCAGTCCAGGTCGTCCGGGGCAAAGGTGACAAGGCCGATTTCCTCGGCGACCGGGCCGACCAGCGGCTCGCCCTTGCGCTTCATCAGCTGCTCATGAATGTTTTCTTCCGCCAGGAAACGGGTTTGCAGCCGGGTCAGGCCATTGACTTCTTCCAGCGGGCCGAAGTTCATGTCGCCCAGAATGATCGCCGGCGCATTCTCTTCGTCATCCGGCAGGTCCAGCATGTAGGAACGATCCGCACAGAAGGCGAGTTCCAACAGGCTGCCCGCGAAGCAGCTGCCTTCGTCGATGATCGCAAACATGCTGCGGGACGTGACGTCCAGCCGCGCGAAGGTGCGGCGCATCATGCCCAGCACTTCGGTCACGAACCAGTTGTCCTTATTCTTCAGGACGGCAGCATCGGCTTCGAGCACGCGCGCGGCGTCACCCTGCGTCTTCAACTCCCAAAGACCGACTTCCTCATGATTTGTACGCAGCATCAGGATGGCGTCGTCCAGTTCCCGCGCCATGGCCAGCGGCCACCAGTCCATGCCCTGCTTCAGGATCGTATCGATGTCGGCGGGGACAGTTGTCGTCGGCGCCTTCACGGTGATTGTTACCTTGCGGCCATCCCCGTCCAGCGTCACATCGACATTCGGATAGCTGTAGCCGTCGTCACGGATTTCGCGCTTGACCGGCGTCATCTTCACGCCCTCGGCCGCGTCCGGGCGCTTGCTTTCCTTTGCAAGCTCGGCCGCGCGTTCACGGACCTTTTCCATGAAAACCTGCTTCGGCGCGATATGATCGACGAGGCGCCATTCCTTGGCGCGCTGACCGCGCACACCCTCAGTCGACGTACAGAAGACATCCGCCAGATCACGACGCATCTTGCGCTTGTCGGTCAGGCGCGTCAGACCGCCCGTGCCCGGCAGAACGCCCAGCAGAGGTACTTCCGGCAGGCTGACCGCGCTGGATCGATCATCGATCAGGAAGATTTCGTCGCATGCCAGGGCCATTTCGTACCCACCACCGGCAGTCACGCCATTGCAGCCGGCGATAAACTTCAGCCCCGAGTGCTTGGAGCTGTCTTCCATCGAATTCCGGGTCTCGTTCGTGAACTTACAGAAGTTCACCTTCCAGCCATGGGACGACGTACCCAGCATGTAAATGTTCGCGCCAGCACAGAACATGCGGTCCAGACCGGATGTCAGGATGACGGACTTCACAGACGGATGCTCGAAACGGATGCGCTGCAGGGCATCGTGCAGTTCCATATCGACGCCCAGGTCGTAGGAGTTCAGTTTCAGCTGATAACCCGGTCGGATCCCCCCGTCCTCATCGACGGTCAGGGTCAGGGTCGCGATCTCGCCGTCCACATCCAGAGACCAATGTCTGTAACTCTCCGGATCGCGGTCATAGGTGATGAGATTGTCGTAAGCCATGATGTTGTCCCTTCCCAATCGGCACACGACGCCCACAAGCAGGGATAACGCCGAGTACGTTCTGTTTCTGAACATGCACTATAATGCAATTCCAGAATTTGACAAGGAACTATAATGCCTGTTCTCGCCTTTACTCTTCACCACCTCTGGTGCCCTCGCCGAGGAACAGGGGTCTCATTCGCCTGGCTTCAGCTGCGCATTCCTGGATGAAGCGGCGGACCCGTTCGACCCGTTTCAACGACGGGTGGGTCAGCGCCCAGATATCGGCGTAGCGGTGCAGAGGCAGATCCGGAAAGCGCATGAGGCCGGGCTCCAAATCGCCGATAAAGCAAGGCAATCTCACCAATCCCATGCCCGCGCGCGCGGCACCGATCATCGCGGGCTTGTCGTTGAAACGCGCCGCAATGAACGCATTCGGAAACCTGTTGATGATTTCTTCGGGAGGGTGCGCCTGTCCGATGAAGCCGATCCATTCCAACGGTGCCAGCGGGCCGTCCCGCTGCACCAGAACGTGCGCCCTCTCATGATAGTCCGATGTGCAATATATTGCCGCCCTGACCTCGGTCAGTCGACGCCCCCACAGATCCTCCTCGGGCGCGTCGACCGCACGGATGGCGACATCGGCCTCTCTGCGATGCAGGTCCAACAGGCCGGTACCGGTCACGAAATCGAGTTCAATGTCGGGAAAGCGCGTCCTGAAGGAAGCAAACACCCGTGCGAAAGGGCCGACAAGCACCAGCAGAGGCGCCGTCACGACCAGTCTGCCGGAAAGATCACGGTCGCGGGTTTCCAGGGCCTGGTCCAACTCGCGCCGCGCATCTTCCATGGCCTCGGCGGTTGCGGCCACGCGCTGTCCCGCTTCCGTCGGCACAAGGCCGTCCGGCTGCCGCATGAAAAGCTGCACGCCGAGACCGTCTTCCAGCTTGGCCACCCGTCGTGAAATCGTGGCATGGTTCACGCCCAGCAAACGCGCAGCGGC of Alphaproteobacteria bacterium contains these proteins:
- the boxC gene encoding 2,3-epoxybenzoyl-CoA dihydrolase, which encodes MAYDNLITYDRDPESYRHWSLDVDGEIATLTLTVDEDGGIRPGYQLKLNSYDLGVDMELHDALQRIRFEHPSVKSVILTSGLDRMFCAGANIYMLGTSSHGWKVNFCKFTNETRNSMEDSSKHSGLKFIAGCNGVTAGGGYEMALACDEIFLIDDRSSAVSLPEVPLLGVLPGTGGLTRLTDKRKMRRDLADVFCTSTEGVRGQRAKEWRLVDHIAPKQVFMEKVRERAAELAKESKRPDAAEGVKMTPVKREIRDDGYSYPNVDVTLDGDGRKVTITVKAPTTTVPADIDTILKQGMDWWPLAMARELDDAILMLRTNHEEVGLWELKTQGDAARVLEADAAVLKNKDNWFVTEVLGMMRRTFARLDVTSRSMFAIIDEGSCFAGSLLELAFCADRSYMLDLPDDEENAPAIILGDMNFGPLEEVNGLTRLQTRFLAEENIHEQLMKRKGEPLVGPVAEEIGLVTFAPDDLDWDDELRIAIEERASLSPDALTGMEANLRFGGQETMLTKVFGRLSAWQNWIFIRPNAVGEKGALKLFGTGSKADFDWKRV
- a CDS encoding LysR family transcriptional regulator, whose protein sequence is MTDWDDLRIVLAVSRAGGLSAAARLLGVNHATISRRVAKLEDGLGVQLFMRQPDGLVPTEAGQRVAATAEAMEDARRELDQALETRDRDLSGRLVVTAPLLVLVGPFARVFASFRTRFPDIELDFVTGTGLLDLHRREADVAIRAVDAPEEDLWGRRLTEVRAAIYCTSDYHERAHVLVQRDGPLAPLEWIGFIGQAHPPEEIINRFPNAFIAARFNDKPAMIGAARAGMGLVRLPCFIGDLEPGLMRFPDLPLHRYADIWALTHPSLKRVERVRRFIQECAAEARRMRPLFLGEGTRGGEE